Proteins from a genomic interval of Acinonyx jubatus isolate Ajub_Pintada_27869175 chromosome B4, VMU_Ajub_asm_v1.0, whole genome shotgun sequence:
- the NEMP1 gene encoding nuclear envelope integral membrane protein 1 codes for MLLRVLEAPPILLDGRGQVLKWIGCWPCLFRLVAGERHVKRRRREATTAGGMKVAVSPAVGAGPGGWKAGGNGGGGAVRLLLVLSGCLACGSAGIDINVVMLQESRVYNMSDRQQFCYKNVLIPKWHDVWTRIQIRVNSSKLVRVTQVENEEKLKELEQFSIWNFFSSFLKEKLNDTYVNVGLYSTKTCLKVEIIEEDTKYSVIVTRRFDPKLFFIFLLGLVLFFCGDLLSRSQIFYYSTGMSVGIAASLLIIIFILSKFMPKKSPIYVILVGGWSFSLYLIQLVLKNLQEIWRCYWQYLLSYVLTVGFMSFAVCYKYGPLENERSINLLTWTLQLMGLFFMYSGIQIPHIALAIIVIALCTKNLEYPIQWLYITYRKMCKATEKTVPPRLLTEEEYRIQGEVETRKALEELREYCNSPDCSAWKTVSRIQSPKRFADFVEGSSHLTPNEVSVHEQEYGLGSIIAQDELYEETSTEEEEDSDSRYPTVTQQINS; via the exons TCGAGGCTCCGCCCATCCTATTGGATGGTAGGGGGCAGGTCTTGAAGTGGATAGGCTGCTGGCCCTGCCTGTTCCGGCTAGTTGCTGGGGAGAGGCACGTGAAGAGGAGGCGGCGTGAGGCGACCACGGCGGGAGGAATGAAAGTGGCGGTCTCACCGGCAGTTGGTGCCGGGCCGGGGGGCTGGAAGGCTGGGGGCAATGGGGGCGGTGGGGCAGTGCGGCTGCTCCTGGTCCTCTCCGGCTGCTTGGCCTGCGGCTCAG CTGGAATTGACATAAACGTGGTCATGCTTCAGGAATCCCGAGTTTATAATATGAGTGACAGGCAACAGTTCTGTTATAAAAATGTGCTTATCCCAAAGTGGCATGATGTGTGGACACGGATACAG ATCCGGGTAAATAGTTCCAAGCTGGTACGTGTCACCCAGGTGGAGAATGAAGAGAAACTGAAGGAGTTAGAGCAGTTTAGTATCTGgaactttttttcctcctttttaaaagagaaattgaacGATACCTATGTTAACGTGGGTCTATACAGCACAAAAACCTGCCTCAAAGTTGAGATTATAGAGGAAGACACCAAGTACAGTGTCATTGTGACCCGGA gATTTGACCCCAaactcttcttcattttcctgcttGGACTTGTGCTATTTTTTTGTGGAGATTTGTTGAGCAG AAGCCAAATCTTCTACTATTCCACTGGGATGAGTGTGGGAATTGCGGCCTCTCTGCTAATCATCATTTTCATACTGTCCAAGTTTATGCCCAAG AAAAGTCCCATTTACGTCATACTGGTGGGAGGCTGGTCCTTTTCTCTGTACCTCATTCAGCTAGTTCTAAAAAATTTACAAGAGATCTGGAGGTGTTACTGGCAGTATCTTTTAA GCTATGTCCTCACAGTTGGATTCATGAGTTTTGCAGTCTGTTACAAGTATGGGCCCTTGGAGAATGAACGAAGTATCAACCTGCTGACCTGGACCTTGCAGTTGATGGGCCTATTTTTCATGTATTCCGGTATCCAGATACCACACATTGCCCTTGCCATTATCGTCATTGCACTGTGTACTAAGAACCTGGAGTACCCTATTCAGTGGCTGTACATCACCTACAG AAAGATGTGTAAAGCAACAGAAAAGACTGTCCCCCCTCGTCTCCTGACAGAAGAAGAATACCGGATACAAGGAGAGGTGGAGACCCGAAAGGCTTTAGAGGAGCTTCGAGAATATTGTAACAGTCCAGACTGCTCTGCTTGGAAGACTGTTTCTCGAATCCAGTCTCCAAAGAG ATTTGCTGACTTTGTGGAAGGTTCTTCTCACCTCACACCAAATGAAGTTTCTGTCCATGAGCAGGAATATGGATTAGGGAGCATTATTGCCCAGGATGAACTCTATGAAGAAACATccactgaggaggaggaggactcAGATTCTCGGTACCCCACTGTCACACAGCAGATCAACTCCTGA